The following proteins are co-located in the Hevea brasiliensis isolate MT/VB/25A 57/8 chromosome 11, ASM3005281v1, whole genome shotgun sequence genome:
- the LOC131170584 gene encoding uncharacterized protein LOC131170584 has translation MNKISRFPVVRLRWLCSCSCKLQNCFLFLFNGCATFPFGSQEKTAVQQIFVLHRLIQLFIGNSYSHRIRRRFRFCVKLSSSCALRRVDIAEENSGNIHHFNYAELQRRIQDYATSGDFTQALYTLNFMRNMPGKPTVVLDLPQMLQLSIRFVMVC, from the exons ATGAATAAAATCTCCAGGTTTCCGGTAGTCCGGCTTCGATGGTTGTGTTCTTGCTCTTGTAAGCTCCAAAATTGCTTTCTTTTTCTCTTCAATGGTTGTGCAACTTTTCCGTTTGGTTCCCAAGAAAAGACAGCGGTCCAACAGATTTTCGTACTCCATAGACTAATACAACTATTTATTGGAAATTC TTACTCACATCGAATTCGCAGAAGGTTTCGTTTCTGTGTAAAACTTTCTTCCTCTTGTGCTCTTAGAAGAGTTGATATTGCCGAGGAAAACAGTGGCAATATCCATCATTTTAATTATGCGGAATTGCAGCGCAGAATCCAGGATTATGCCACTTCCGGTGACTTCACACAAGCTCTCTACACTTTGAATTTCATGAGGAACATGCCTGGAAAGCCTACTGT AGTTTTGGACCTGCCCCAAATGCTTCAACTTTCAATACGCTTTGTAATGGTATGCTAA
- the LOC131170219 gene encoding pentatricopeptide repeat-containing protein At1g09900-like, which yields MKKRGILYNVCSYTALVYGFCREGFQEVALQCLDEMQGNGCKPNVITYTVLIKFFCDNGRIEQAMKILTEMEREGCNPDLLTYNVIIRKLCHQGRMSDILEFIQIIDQKGFSPDSYTHAALAGGLLKAGNIGFAYELLSDAVSKSCSMDVALYNIYLHCLCRLNRLKEALTMLDRMIEEGFMPTNVSYNIILDGVCRENGVDEALDLLDHFKWEANWPDVVSFNTVLCMACKQGNSLMIPKILNRMEHEVRTVALKIQVLNQYHLYMGMSLHKTSTKFAVNCCSELSNNNEELLNCAPCANAQIRLLEDD from the exons ATGAAGAAGAGAGGTATTCTGTATAATGTGTGCTCCTATACAGCTTTGGTTTATGGATTTTGTAGAGAAGGTTTTCAGGAAGTTGCTCTGCAGTGTTTAGATGAAATGCAAGGTAATGGTTGTAAGCCCAATGTTATAACATACACtgtgcttattaaatttttttgtgaTAATGGGAGGATTGAGCaggcaatgaaaattttgactgAGATGGAAAGAGAAGGATGCAACCCTGACTTGCTTACATACAATGTAATTATCCGTAAACTTTGTCATCAAGGCAGAATGTCAGACATTTTGGAGTTCATTCAGATCATAGATCAAAAGGGATTTTCTCCTgattcatatacacatgctgccttGGCTGGAGGCCTGTTAAAGGCTGGCAACATTGGGTTCGCTTATGAATTGTTGTCTGATGCAGTTTCTAAAAGCTGTAGTATGGATGTTGCTCTTTATAACATATATCTCCATTGTTTATGTCGCCTGAACAGATTGAAAGAAGCATTAACTATGTTGGACAGAATGATAGAAGAAGGTTTTATGCCTACTAATGTGTCATATAACATAATTTTGGATGGTGTTTGTAGAGAAAATGGTGTTGATGAGGCTTTAGATCTCTTGGACCATTTTAAGTGGGAAGCAAACTGGCCTGATGTGGTTTCTTTCAATACAGTTTTATGTATGGCATGCAAACAGGGAAACTCCCTAATGATACCGAAGATTTTAAATCGAATGGAGCATGAAG TGAGGACTGTTGCCTTAAAGATTCAAGTCCTGAATCAG TACCATTTGTACATGGGAATGAGCCTTCACAAGACTAGTACCAAGTTTGCTGTAAATTGCT GTTCTGAATTAAGCAATAACAATGAGGAGCTTTTGAATTGTGCTCCTTGCGCAAATGCTCAAATCAGAT TATTAGAAGATGATTAA
- the LOC110651268 gene encoding LOW QUALITY PROTEIN: uncharacterized protein LOC110651268 (The sequence of the model RefSeq protein was modified relative to this genomic sequence to represent the inferred CDS: substituted 1 base at 1 genomic stop codon): MGVDYYNILKVNKNATDDDLKKSYKRLAMKWHPDKNPTNKKEAEAKFKQISEAYEACYVIXIQVLCDPQKRAIYDQYGEEGLKDMPPPCSGGFPFGNGNGGGGSSGFNPRNAEDIFAEFFGSSPFGFGSSGPGRSTRFHSDGGMFGGFGGNENLFRTYSEGTAPRKPPPVESKLPCSLEELYSGSTRKMKISRAVVDGHGQQVQETEILTIDVKPGWKKGTKITFPDKGNEQLNQLPADLVFIIDEKPHNTYKRDGNDLIINQRVALAEAIGGTTVNLTTLDGRSLSIPVQDIVSPGYELVITSEGMPIAKEPGNRGDLRIKFEVKFPTRLTPEQRAGLKRALGG, from the exons atggGGGTTGATTACTACAATATATTGAAAGTGAACAAGAATGCCACAGATGATGATCTAAAGAAGTCGTATAAGAGATTGGCAATGAAATGGCATCCTGACAAGAATCCCACCAACAAGAAAGAGGCTGAAGCCAAATTCAAGCAGATCTCTGAGGCCTATGAGGCATGTT ATGTGATATGAATTCAGGTGCTGTGTGACCCACAAAAGAGAGCAATTTATGATCAATATGGTGAAGAAGGATTGAAAGACATGCCACCCCCTTGCAGTGGCGGCTTCCCATTTGGAAATGGCAATGGCGGTGGTGGTTCGAGTGGTTTCAATCCTAGAAATGCAGAGGATATATTTGCAGAATTCTTTGGTAGCAGTCCTTTTGGATTTGGATCATCAGGACCTGGAAGGTCCACGAGGTTCCATTCAGATGGAGGGATGTTTGGGGGATTTGGTGGGAATGAGAATCTTTTTCGGACATACAGTGAGGGGACTGCGCCAAGGAAACCACCACCAGTAGAAAGTAAATTGCCGTGCAGTCTTGAGGAACTATACTCTGGATCAACAAGGAAAATGAAGATTTCTAGAGCTGTAGTCGATGGCCATGG GCAGCAAGTGCAAGAAACAGAGATTCTAACCATTGATGTGAAGCCAGGGTGGAAGAAGGGAACAAAGATTACTTTCCCAGATAAAGGGAATGAGCAGCTGAATCAGCTTCCAGCAGACCTCGTGTTCATCATTGATGAGAAACCCCACAATACCTACAAGAGAGATGGCAACGACCTCATCATAAACCAAAGGGTGGCATTAGCAGAAGCAATAGGAGGGACTACAGTAAATCTCACTACACTTGATGGTCGTAGCCTGTCTATTCCAGTACAGGATATAGTTAGCCCTGGTTATGAGCTCGTCATTACCAGTGAAGGTATGCCAATCGCTAAGGAGCCAGGCAATAGGGGCGATTTAAGGATAAAATTTGAAGTGAAGTTCCCAACAAGATTGACACCAGAGCAACGAGCAGGACTCAAGAGAGCCTTGGGGGGTTGA